In Mercurialis annua linkage group LG5, ddMerAnnu1.2, whole genome shotgun sequence, a single genomic region encodes these proteins:
- the LOC126680371 gene encoding myosin-1-like isoform X1 yields MSQKSPAVPSFQSIKSLPVDFKFTGNVSRSDRLDNADDVITENSVAICSSIHEVDDSSGDGAVDGEVDTVGNDVCEDSPYGGHAISVEERPSMGDEDLDTVALPSPSVSTSHTERRWSDTTSYPSKKKLQAWFQLPNGDWHLGKIISTSETESVISLSDGKVLKVKSESLVPANPDILDGVDDLMQLSYLNEPSVLYNLQYRYDQDMIYTKAGPVLVAINPFKKVPLYGNDFIEAYKNKSVESPHVYAITDTAIREMTRDEVNQSIIISGESGAGKTETAKIAMQYLATLGGGSGIEHEILKTNPILEAFGNAKTLRNDNSSRFGKLIEIHFSETGKISGAKIQTFLLEKSRVVQCMEGERSYHIFYQLCAGASPTLREKINLMSASEYKYLRQSNCYSINGVNDAEQFGIVKEALDTVHVSKEDQESVFAMLAAVLWLGNISFTIVDNENHVEPLTDEGLTTVAKLIGCDVGALKLALSTRKMRVGNDNIIQKLTLSQAIDSRDALAKSIYACLFDWLVEQINKSLAVGKRRTGRSISILDIYGFESFKRNSFEQFCINYANERLQQHFNRHLFKLEQEEYIQDGIDWAKVDFEDNQDCLNLFEKKPVGLLSLLDEESTFPNGTDLTFANKLKQHVHSNSCFRGERGKAFTVCHYAGEVTYDTTGFLEKNRDLLHLDSIYLLSSCSCHLPRIFASSMLAQSEKPVVGPLYKAGGADSQKLSVATKFKSQLFQLMQRLETTTPHFIRCIKPNNSQSPGSYEQGLVLQQLRCCGVLEVVRISRSGFPTRMSHQKFARRYGFLLLENAASQDPLGVSVAILHQFNIMPEMYQVGYTKLFFRTGQIGVLEDTRNRTLHGILAVQSCFRGHQARRYLGELKRGIATLQSFVRGEKIRKEYGVLLQRHRAAVAIQRQVKSSISRKRYKDIHEASIVIQSGVRGWLVRRCSGNIGLLIHGGTKGNESAEVLVKASYLAELQRRVLKAEAALREKEEENDILHQRLQQYESRWSEYELKMKSMEEVWQKQMRSLQSSLSIAKKSLAIDDSERNSDASVNASDERDWDSGSNYRSQETNGHSARPMSAGLSVISRLAEEFEQRSQVFGDDAKFLVEVKSGQVEASLNPDRELRRLKQMFEGWKKDYGTRLRETKVILNKLGNEDAGLDRAKKKWWGRRNSARYT; encoded by the exons ATGTCGCAGAAGTCTCCTGCCGTGCCTTCCTTCCAATCGATCAAGTCGTTGCCTGTTGATTTTAAGTTCACAGGGAATGTATCAAGATCTGATCGGTTGGATAACGCAGATGATGTCATTACAGAAAATAGTGTTGCTATCTGTTCAAGTATTCATGAAGTTGATGATAGTTCAGGGGATGGGGCAGTCGATGGAGAAGTAGATACTGTTGGGAATGATGTCTGTGAGGATTCACCTTATGGTGGACATGCCATTTCAGTGGAAGAGAGGCCTTCTATGGGAGATGAGGACTTGGACACTGTTGCTTTGCCTTCACCTTCAGTCTCGACATCTCATACTGAACGCAGGTGGTCTGACACCACATCCTACCCTTCAAAAAAG AAACTCCAAGCTTGGTTTCAACTTCCGAATGGGGATTGGCACCTGGGAAAAATTATATCAACTTCAGAGACTGAGTCTGTCATTTCACTATCAGATGGAAAA gtTTTAAAAGTGAAATCTGAAAGTCTGGTTCCAGCAAATCCCGATATTCTTGATGGTGTGGATGATCTCATGCAACTCAGTTACTTAAATGAGCCGTCGGTTCTGTACAACCTTCAGTATAGATACGATCAAGATATGATTTAT ACAAAAGCAGGGCCAGTGTTGGTTGCCATCAATCCCTTCAAGAAAGTTCCTTTATATGGAAATGATTTTATTGAAGCCTATAAGAATAAATCTGTTGAAAGCCCACATGTATATGCCATTACAGACACAGCCATCAGGGAAATGACACGAG ATGAAGTGAATCAATCAATCATTATAAG TGGTGAAAGTGGAGCTGGAAAAACTGAGACCGCAAAGATAGCAATGCAATATTTGGCTACTCTTGGTGGTGGTAGTGGGATAGAACATGAAATTTTGAAAACTAATCCCATTTTAGAAGCTTTTGGCAACGCAAAGACATTGAGGAATGACAATTCAAGTCGTTTT GGAAAATTGATCGAAATTCATTTCAGTGAAACTGGAAAAATATCGGGTGCCAAAATTCAAACTT TTTTGCTTGAAAAG TCCAGGGTGGTTCAGTGCATGGAGGGAGAAAGATCTTACCAtatattttatcagctttgtgCTGGGGCTTCACCTACTCTCCGAG AGAAGATAAACTTGATGAGTGCAAGCGAGTATAAATATTTGAGGCAAAGCAATTGCTACTCAATTAATGGAGTCAATGATGCTGAACAATTTGGCATTGTCAAG GAAGCTTTAGATACTGTTCATGTCAGCAAGGAAGACCAGGAAAGTGTATTTGCAATGCTCGCAGCTGTACTATGGTTGGGAAATATCTCATTTACTATTGTCGATAATGAAAATCATGTTGAACCTTTGACTGATGAAG GTCTAACTACTGTCGCCAAATTGATTGGATGTGATGTTGGGGCTCTTAAGCTAGCTTTATCGACTCGCAAAATGAGAGTTGGTAATGACAACATCATCCAAAAGTTGACTTTATCACAG GCAATTGATTCAAGAGATGCTTTGGCGAAGTCAATCTACGCTTGTTTATTTGATTGGTTGGTCGAGCAAATCAATAAGTCTCTTGCAGTTGGCAAAAGGCGAACCGGAAGATCTATCAGCATTCTTGATATTTATGGATTTGAATCATTTAAA AGGAAtagttttgaacaattttgCATAAATTATGCAAATGAGAGATTGCAGCAACACTTTAACCGCCATTTATTCAAGTTAGAGCAAGAG GAATATATTCAGGATGGCATTGACTGGGCAAAAGTCGATTTTGAAGACAATCAAGATTGTCTTAATCTTTTTGAAAAG AAACCTGTGGGCCTATTATCTTTGTTAGATGAGGAATCCACTTTTCCAAATGGCACAGATTTGACATTTGCCAACAAGCTGAAGCAGCACGTACACTCTAATTCATGTTTCAGAGGAGAGCGAGGCAAAGCTTTCACAGTGTGCCATTATGCGGGGGAG GTTACATATGATACCACAGGATTTTTGGAGAAGAATAGGGACTTGTTACACTTAGATTCCATTTACCTATTGTCGTCATGCTCATGCCATCTTCCTCGGATCTTTGCTTCCAGTATGCTTGCCCAATCAGAGAAGCCTGTGGTTGGTCCTTTATATAAAGCAGGTGGAGCAGATTCTCAAAAGTTGAGTGTTGCTACTAAGTTCAAG AGTCAACTATTCCAATTGATGCAACGCCTAGAGACTACGACTCCGCATTTCATACGCTGCATAAAACCCAACAACTCTCAGTCTCCTGGGTCATATGAGCAAGGACTAGTATTGCAGCAACTGAGATGTTGTGGAGTCCTAGAGGTGGTTCGTATATCAAGGTCCGGTTTTCCTACCAGAATGTCGCATCAGAAGTTTGCCAGAAG ATATGGGTTTCTTCTGCTGGAAAATGCTGCATCGCAGGATCCACTTGGTGTTTCAGTTGCCATTCTTCACCAGTTCAATATAATGCCCGAGATGTATCAAGTTGGCTACACAAAATTGTTTTTCCGCACTGGTCAG ATTGGCGTGCTCGAGGATACAAGGAACCGTACTCTTCATGGTATTTTGGCTGTTCAAAGCTGTTTTAGGGGGCACCAAGCTCGCCGTTATCTTGGAGAGCTTAAAAGAGGAATTGCCACCCTTCAGTCAT TTGTTCGAGGAGAAAAAATCAGAAAGGAATATGGAGTCTTGCTACAAAGACATAGAGCTGCTGTTGCTATACAAAGGCAAGTAAAAAGCTCAATCTCTAGGAAAAGATACAAGGACATACATGAGGCTTCAATTGTGATACAATCGG GTGTTCGTGGATGGTTGGTCAGAAGATGTTCAGGCAATATAGGTTTATTGATACATGGGGGAACTAAG GGCAACGAGTCAGCTGAGGTGTTGGTGAAAGCATCATATCTTGCTGAATTACAGCGAAGAGTATTAAAAGCTGAGGCTGCCCTAAGAGAGAAAGAGGAGGAGAATGATATTCTCCACCAGCGGCTCCAGCAATATGAGAGCCGTTGGTCTGAATATGAGCTAAAAATGAAGTCCATGGAAGAAGTGTGGCAGAAGCAGATGAGATCCCTGCAATCGAGTCTCTCGATTGCAAAGAAGAGCCTTGCCATTGATGATTCTGAGAGAAATTCTGATGCGTCGGTCAATGCAAGTGACGAAAGGGACTGGGACTCGGGGAGTAACTACAGGAGTCAGGAAACTAACGGGCATAGTGCGAGACCAATGAGTGCAGGTTTGAGTGTTATAAGTAGGTTGGCTGAAGAATTTGAGCAAAGAAGCCAAGTATTTGGAGACGATGCAAAGTTCTTGGTGGAGGTAAAATCAGGCCAAGTAGAAGCAAGTTTGAATCCGGACCGTGAGCTCAGAAGGTTGAAGCAGATGTTTGAAGGTTGGAAGAAGGATTACGGAACAAGGCTACGGGAAACAAAGGTGATATTGAACAAACTAGGAAATGAAGATGCCGGGCTTGACAGGGCGAAAAAGAAATGGTGGGGAAGGAGGAACAGTGCCAGGTATACTTaa
- the LOC126680371 gene encoding myosin-1-like isoform X2 → MMSVRIHLMVDMPFQWKRGLLWEMRTWTLLLCLHLQSRHLILNAGGLTPHPTLQKSLLFQKLQAWFQLPNGDWHLGKIISTSETESVISLSDGKVLKVKSESLVPANPDILDGVDDLMQLSYLNEPSVLYNLQYRYDQDMIYTKAGPVLVAINPFKKVPLYGNDFIEAYKNKSVESPHVYAITDTAIREMTRDEVNQSIIISGESGAGKTETAKIAMQYLATLGGGSGIEHEILKTNPILEAFGNAKTLRNDNSSRFGKLIEIHFSETGKISGAKIQTFLLEKSRVVQCMEGERSYHIFYQLCAGASPTLREKINLMSASEYKYLRQSNCYSINGVNDAEQFGIVKEALDTVHVSKEDQESVFAMLAAVLWLGNISFTIVDNENHVEPLTDEGLTTVAKLIGCDVGALKLALSTRKMRVGNDNIIQKLTLSQAIDSRDALAKSIYACLFDWLVEQINKSLAVGKRRTGRSISILDIYGFESFKRNSFEQFCINYANERLQQHFNRHLFKLEQEEYIQDGIDWAKVDFEDNQDCLNLFEKKPVGLLSLLDEESTFPNGTDLTFANKLKQHVHSNSCFRGERGKAFTVCHYAGEVTYDTTGFLEKNRDLLHLDSIYLLSSCSCHLPRIFASSMLAQSEKPVVGPLYKAGGADSQKLSVATKFKSQLFQLMQRLETTTPHFIRCIKPNNSQSPGSYEQGLVLQQLRCCGVLEVVRISRSGFPTRMSHQKFARRYGFLLLENAASQDPLGVSVAILHQFNIMPEMYQVGYTKLFFRTGQIGVLEDTRNRTLHGILAVQSCFRGHQARRYLGELKRGIATLQSFVRGEKIRKEYGVLLQRHRAAVAIQRQVKSSISRKRYKDIHEASIVIQSGVRGWLVRRCSGNIGLLIHGGTKGNESAEVLVKASYLAELQRRVLKAEAALREKEEENDILHQRLQQYESRWSEYELKMKSMEEVWQKQMRSLQSSLSIAKKSLAIDDSERNSDASVNASDERDWDSGSNYRSQETNGHSARPMSAGLSVISRLAEEFEQRSQVFGDDAKFLVEVKSGQVEASLNPDRELRRLKQMFEGWKKDYGTRLRETKVILNKLGNEDAGLDRAKKKWWGRRNSARYT, encoded by the exons ATGATGTCTGTGAGGATTCACCTTATGGTGGACATGCCATTTCAGTGGAAGAGAGGCCTTCTATGGGAGATGAGGACTTGGACACTGTTGCTTTGCCTTCACCTTCAGTCTCGACATCTCATACTGAACGCAGGTGGTCTGACACCACATCCTACCCTTCAAAAAAG TTTATTATTTCAGAAACTCCAAGCTTGGTTTCAACTTCCGAATGGGGATTGGCACCTGGGAAAAATTATATCAACTTCAGAGACTGAGTCTGTCATTTCACTATCAGATGGAAAA gtTTTAAAAGTGAAATCTGAAAGTCTGGTTCCAGCAAATCCCGATATTCTTGATGGTGTGGATGATCTCATGCAACTCAGTTACTTAAATGAGCCGTCGGTTCTGTACAACCTTCAGTATAGATACGATCAAGATATGATTTAT ACAAAAGCAGGGCCAGTGTTGGTTGCCATCAATCCCTTCAAGAAAGTTCCTTTATATGGAAATGATTTTATTGAAGCCTATAAGAATAAATCTGTTGAAAGCCCACATGTATATGCCATTACAGACACAGCCATCAGGGAAATGACACGAG ATGAAGTGAATCAATCAATCATTATAAG TGGTGAAAGTGGAGCTGGAAAAACTGAGACCGCAAAGATAGCAATGCAATATTTGGCTACTCTTGGTGGTGGTAGTGGGATAGAACATGAAATTTTGAAAACTAATCCCATTTTAGAAGCTTTTGGCAACGCAAAGACATTGAGGAATGACAATTCAAGTCGTTTT GGAAAATTGATCGAAATTCATTTCAGTGAAACTGGAAAAATATCGGGTGCCAAAATTCAAACTT TTTTGCTTGAAAAG TCCAGGGTGGTTCAGTGCATGGAGGGAGAAAGATCTTACCAtatattttatcagctttgtgCTGGGGCTTCACCTACTCTCCGAG AGAAGATAAACTTGATGAGTGCAAGCGAGTATAAATATTTGAGGCAAAGCAATTGCTACTCAATTAATGGAGTCAATGATGCTGAACAATTTGGCATTGTCAAG GAAGCTTTAGATACTGTTCATGTCAGCAAGGAAGACCAGGAAAGTGTATTTGCAATGCTCGCAGCTGTACTATGGTTGGGAAATATCTCATTTACTATTGTCGATAATGAAAATCATGTTGAACCTTTGACTGATGAAG GTCTAACTACTGTCGCCAAATTGATTGGATGTGATGTTGGGGCTCTTAAGCTAGCTTTATCGACTCGCAAAATGAGAGTTGGTAATGACAACATCATCCAAAAGTTGACTTTATCACAG GCAATTGATTCAAGAGATGCTTTGGCGAAGTCAATCTACGCTTGTTTATTTGATTGGTTGGTCGAGCAAATCAATAAGTCTCTTGCAGTTGGCAAAAGGCGAACCGGAAGATCTATCAGCATTCTTGATATTTATGGATTTGAATCATTTAAA AGGAAtagttttgaacaattttgCATAAATTATGCAAATGAGAGATTGCAGCAACACTTTAACCGCCATTTATTCAAGTTAGAGCAAGAG GAATATATTCAGGATGGCATTGACTGGGCAAAAGTCGATTTTGAAGACAATCAAGATTGTCTTAATCTTTTTGAAAAG AAACCTGTGGGCCTATTATCTTTGTTAGATGAGGAATCCACTTTTCCAAATGGCACAGATTTGACATTTGCCAACAAGCTGAAGCAGCACGTACACTCTAATTCATGTTTCAGAGGAGAGCGAGGCAAAGCTTTCACAGTGTGCCATTATGCGGGGGAG GTTACATATGATACCACAGGATTTTTGGAGAAGAATAGGGACTTGTTACACTTAGATTCCATTTACCTATTGTCGTCATGCTCATGCCATCTTCCTCGGATCTTTGCTTCCAGTATGCTTGCCCAATCAGAGAAGCCTGTGGTTGGTCCTTTATATAAAGCAGGTGGAGCAGATTCTCAAAAGTTGAGTGTTGCTACTAAGTTCAAG AGTCAACTATTCCAATTGATGCAACGCCTAGAGACTACGACTCCGCATTTCATACGCTGCATAAAACCCAACAACTCTCAGTCTCCTGGGTCATATGAGCAAGGACTAGTATTGCAGCAACTGAGATGTTGTGGAGTCCTAGAGGTGGTTCGTATATCAAGGTCCGGTTTTCCTACCAGAATGTCGCATCAGAAGTTTGCCAGAAG ATATGGGTTTCTTCTGCTGGAAAATGCTGCATCGCAGGATCCACTTGGTGTTTCAGTTGCCATTCTTCACCAGTTCAATATAATGCCCGAGATGTATCAAGTTGGCTACACAAAATTGTTTTTCCGCACTGGTCAG ATTGGCGTGCTCGAGGATACAAGGAACCGTACTCTTCATGGTATTTTGGCTGTTCAAAGCTGTTTTAGGGGGCACCAAGCTCGCCGTTATCTTGGAGAGCTTAAAAGAGGAATTGCCACCCTTCAGTCAT TTGTTCGAGGAGAAAAAATCAGAAAGGAATATGGAGTCTTGCTACAAAGACATAGAGCTGCTGTTGCTATACAAAGGCAAGTAAAAAGCTCAATCTCTAGGAAAAGATACAAGGACATACATGAGGCTTCAATTGTGATACAATCGG GTGTTCGTGGATGGTTGGTCAGAAGATGTTCAGGCAATATAGGTTTATTGATACATGGGGGAACTAAG GGCAACGAGTCAGCTGAGGTGTTGGTGAAAGCATCATATCTTGCTGAATTACAGCGAAGAGTATTAAAAGCTGAGGCTGCCCTAAGAGAGAAAGAGGAGGAGAATGATATTCTCCACCAGCGGCTCCAGCAATATGAGAGCCGTTGGTCTGAATATGAGCTAAAAATGAAGTCCATGGAAGAAGTGTGGCAGAAGCAGATGAGATCCCTGCAATCGAGTCTCTCGATTGCAAAGAAGAGCCTTGCCATTGATGATTCTGAGAGAAATTCTGATGCGTCGGTCAATGCAAGTGACGAAAGGGACTGGGACTCGGGGAGTAACTACAGGAGTCAGGAAACTAACGGGCATAGTGCGAGACCAATGAGTGCAGGTTTGAGTGTTATAAGTAGGTTGGCTGAAGAATTTGAGCAAAGAAGCCAAGTATTTGGAGACGATGCAAAGTTCTTGGTGGAGGTAAAATCAGGCCAAGTAGAAGCAAGTTTGAATCCGGACCGTGAGCTCAGAAGGTTGAAGCAGATGTTTGAAGGTTGGAAGAAGGATTACGGAACAAGGCTACGGGAAACAAAGGTGATATTGAACAAACTAGGAAATGAAGATGCCGGGCTTGACAGGGCGAAAAAGAAATGGTGGGGAAGGAGGAACAGTGCCAGGTATACTTaa
- the LOC126680143 gene encoding putative calcium-transporting ATPase 11, plasma membrane-type, which translates to MMHQYLKDNFEVEPKNPSEEAIRRWRSAVSVVKNPRRRFRMVADLAKRAEAQTKRKKLQEKIRIALYVQKAALHFVDSVNRNDYKLTDHVRDAGFYVEPDHLASIVRTHDSKALKTHGGVEGLAREVSVSLTDGIVSSDVSIRKNIYGPNQYAEKPARSFWMFVWEALHDLTLIILIVCAVISIGVGIATEGWPNGMYDGIGIVLCIILVVMVTAISDFKQSLQFKVLDKEKKNVLVQVTREGSRQKISIYDLVVGDIVHLSIGDLVPADGVLISGHSLSIDESSLSGESEPVDVNIKRRPFLLSGTKVQNGSGKMLVTAVGMRTEWGRLMVTLSETGEDETPLQVKLNGVATIIGKIGLVFAIMTFMVLMGRFLIVKGRNHEMSKWSAADAMQILNFFSVAVTIIVVAVPEGLPLAVTLSLAFAMKKLMEDRALVRHLSACETMGSASCICTDKTGTLTTNHMVVNKIWISDQTKSIPSEVNINKSVQDIFLQAIFQNTAAEVVKGKDGKTNSILGSPTETAILEFGLNLGGDFRIHRNESEIVKVEPFNSDKKKMSVLVTLPNNNGGFRAFCKGASEIILKMCDKVVDSEGQAVTMSEEDRKKINDVINDFACQALRTLCLAYKDIESGSEDKNNIPEDNYTLIAVIGIKDPVRAGVKEAVKSCLEAGIIVRMVTGDNINTAKAIARECGILTDGGLAIEGPDFRSKTPQEMDDIIPKLQVMARSSPLDKHKLVTHLRNVFKEVVAVTGDGTNDAPALAESDIGLAMGIAGTEVAKESADVIIMDDNFTTIVNVARWGRSVYINIQKFVQFQLTVNVVALMINFISACASGEAPLTTVQLLWVNLIMDTLGALALATEPPHDGLMKRPPIGRNVAFITKIMWRNIIGQSIYQIIVLVILQFYGKHLLKLNGSDATDILNTFIFNTFVFCQVFNEINSRDMEKINVFDRVFDSWVFLGVMVSTVGFQVVIVEFLGTFAKTVPLSWELWLASVLMGAASLPVAVALKYIPVEVARQNDDGYEPLPSGPDQA; encoded by the exons ATGGTTGCTGATCTTGCTAAGCGCGCCGAAGCCCAAACTAAACGTAAAAAGCTTCAG GAAAAAATACGAATAGCCCTTTACGTCCAGAAGGCAGCACTGCATTTCGTTGATT CTGTTAACCGAAACGACTACAAGCTGACAGATCATGTAAGGGACGCTGGATTCTACGTCGAGCCAGATCATCTAGCTTCCATAGTTCGAACTCATGATTCCAAGGCCTTGAAAACTCATGGCGGAGTCGAAGGATTAGCCAGAGAAGTCTCTGTGTCTTTAACTGATGGAATTGTGTCGAGTGATGTCTCTATCAGGAAAAACATATATGGTCCGAACCAATATGCTGAGAAGCCTGCTAGATCTTTCTGGATGTTTGTTTGGGAAGCATTACATGACCTTACACTCATTATTCTCATTGTCTGCGCTGTGATTTCGATTGGAGTCGGAATTGCCACGGAAGGGTGGCCGAATGGAATGTACGACGGGATCGGAATTGTTCTTTGCATTATCCTGGTAGTGATGGTCACTGCAATTAGTGATTTTAAACAGTCCTTGCAGTTTAAGGTTTTAGATAAGGAGAAAAAAAATGTGCTTGTTCAGGTCACTAGAGAAGGATCCAGGCAGAAAATTTCAATCTATGATCTAGTTGTTGGTGATATTGTTCATTTATCTATTGGAGATTTGGTTCCTGCAGATGGTGTTCTTATATCAGGACATAGCTTATCCATCGACGAATCGAGCTTGTCGGGTGAGAGTGAGCCGGTGGATGTGAATATTAAGCGCAGGCCTTTTCTTCTGTCTGGAACCAAAGTGCAAAATGGATCTGGCAAAATGCTGGTTACAGCAGTGGGTATGAGGACTGAATGGGGAAGATTGATGGTTACTTTAAGCGAAACGGGAGAAGACGAGACGCCCTTGCAGGTGAAACTCAATGGAGTAGCAACAATTATTGGGAAAATAGGTTTAGTTTTTGCAATCATGACATTCATGGTTCTGATGGGAAGGTTTCTAATCGTAAAGGGGCGAAATCATGAGATGTCGAAATGGTCTGCTGCTGATGCAATGCAAATCTTGAATTTCTTTTCGGTTGCAGTCACTATAATTGTTGTTGCAGTTCCTGAAGGGCTTCCGTTAGCAGTGACACTAAGTCTGGCATTTGCAATGAAGAAACTAATGGAAGATCGAGCGCTGGTTAGGCATCTTTCCGCCTGCGAAACTATGGGCTCTGCAAGCTGCATTTGTACTGATAAAACTGGAACATTGACTACAAATCATATGGTAGTTAATAAGATTTGGATTTCCGACCAAACCAAATCAATCCCAAGTGAAGTGAACATAAACAAATCCGTGCAAGACATATTTTTACAGGCTATATTTCAGAATACGGCTGCAGAGGTAGTCAAAGGAAAAGACGGGAAGACGAATAGCATACTAGGGTCGCCGACAGAGACAGCAATATTAGAGTTTGGATTGAATTTAGGCGGTGATTTCAGAATTCACCGAAATGAGTCTGAGATAGTAAAAGTCGAGCCATTCAATTCAGACAAGAAGAAAATGTCTGTGCTAGTAACTCTACCTAATAACAACGGCGGGTTTCGAGCATTCTGCAAAGGCGCATCAGAAATAATCCTGAAAATGTGCGACAAAGTGGTAGACAGCGAAGGGCAGGCTGTGACCATGTCCGAAGAAGACAGAAAGAAAATCAATGATGTGATAAATGATTTCGCTTGTCAAGCTCTGCGGACTCTGTGCTTGGCTTACAAGGATATAGAAAGCGGTTCTGAGGACAAAAATAATATTCCTGAAGATAACTATACGCTAATAGCTGTGATTGGGATTAAGGATCCTGTAAGAGCAGGCGTGAAGGAGGCGGTGAAGAGTTGTTTAGAAGCCGGTATTATTGTGCGTATGGTCACTGGTGACAACATCAATACTGCAAAAGCCATTGCTAGAGAATGTGGCATTTTGACAGACGGCGGATTGGCTATTGAGGGTCCAGATTTTCGCAGTAAAACCCCTCAGGAAATGGACGACATTATACCAAAACTTCAG GTTATGGCTCGGTCCTCGCCCTTAGACAAGCATAAACTTGTAACGCATTTGAGAAATGTGTTCAAAGAAGTTGTTGCAGTGACTGGTGACGGGACTAATGATGCTCCTGCCTTGGCCGAATCAGACATTGGGCTCGCTATGGGGATTGCAGGAACAGAG GTTGCAAAAGAAAGTGCTGATGTGATTATAATGGATGATAACTTTACTACTATAGTAAATGTTGCAAGATGGGGAAGATCAGTTTACATAAACATTCAGAAATTCGTACAGTTTCAGTTAACCGTCAACGTTGTTGCCTTAATGATCAATTTCATTTCAGCATGCGCCTCGG GAGAAGCTCCTCTGACCACTGTCCAACTGCTTTGGGTGAACTTAATAATGGACACTCTTGGTGCACTAGCATTAGCCACAGAGCCTCCTCATGATGGTCTCATGAAGAGACCTCCAATCGGGCGGAATGTTGCTTTCATTACCAAGATCATGTGGAGGAACATTATTGGACAGAGTATCTACCAAATCATTGTCCTTGTCATCCTCCAATTTTATGGGAAACATCTTCTCAAGCTTAATGGTTCAGATGCTACAGACATTCTCAACACTTTCATATTCAATACCTTTGTGTTTTGCCAG GTGTTCAACGAAATAAACAGCAGAGATATGGAGAAGataaatgtatttgacagaGTGTTCGACAGTTGGGTGTTCCTGGGAGTGATGGTTTCAACAGTAGGATTCCAAGTTGTAATAGTTGAGTTTCTGGGAACATTTGCTAAAACAGTGCCACTGAGCTGGGAATTATGGCTGGCCAGTGTCTTAATGGGAGCAGCAAGCTTGCCTGTTGCTGTTGCTTTGAAGTACATTCCTGTGGAAGTTGCGAGACAGAATGATGATGGTTACGAACCTCTTCCGAGCGGTCCGGATCAGGCTTAA
- the LOC126683304 gene encoding superoxide dismutase [Fe] 3, chloroplastic, with protein MSCGCTSNPFSLQFNTPLSLPNNAQKKRVLPRVSKAVAYYGLKTPPYPLDALEPYMSRKTLEMHWGEHHRNYVEGLNKQLAKDDVLYGYTLDELVKVTYNNGNPSPEFNNAAQVWNHDFFWESMQPGGGNMAELGVLEQIEKDFGSFTNFKEKFIEDALTLFGSGWVWLVLKREERQLAIIKTSNANNPIVWDDIPILCLDMWEHAYYLDYKNDRAKYVNAFMDHLVSWDAAMARMARAEAFVNLNEPKIPVA; from the exons ATGAGCTGTGGCTGTACTTCTAATCCCTTCTCCCTGCAATTCAACACTCCTCTGTCTCTG CCTAACAATGCGCAGAAGAAAAGGGTATTACCAAGGGTTTCAAAAGCTGTAGCTTACTATGGATTGAAGACACCTCCTTATCCACTT GACGCGTTAGAGCCATATATGAGTCGGAAGACATTAGAGATGCACTGGGGAGAACATCATCGAAACTACGTGGAAGGATTGAATAAACAACTGGCAAAGGATGATGTTTTGTATGGTTATACATTGGATGAGCTTGTCAAAGTAACTTATAATAATGGAAACCCGTCTCCTGAATTCAACAATGCCGCTCAG GTCTGGAATCATGATTTTTTCTGGGAATCCATGCAACCAGGAGGAGGGAATATGGCTGAACTTGGGGTGCTTGAGCAGATTGAAAAAGATTTTGGTTCCTTCACAAATTTCAAAGAGAAGTTTATAGAGGACGCTCTAACACTATTTGGCTCTGGCTGGGTTTGGCTTGTCT TGAAGAGAGAAGAGAGACAGCTTGCTATAATTAAAACATCAAATGCCAACAATCCAATAGTATGGGATGATATT CCCATCCTCTGTCTAGATATGTGGGAG CATGCTTATTATCTGGATTACAAG AATGACAGAGCGAAGTATGTGAATGCCTTCATGGATCACCTTGTCTCTTGGGATGCAGCAATGGCGCGCATGGCACGCGCAGAGGCCTTTGTTAatttaaatgaaccaaaaatcCCAGTTGCTTGA